The DNA sequence TTGGGAATTGCAGTGCGGCCCAGTCAACAATGGTCTCTCCAGTAACGCATTCCAGATACCTTTGGTGGAATAGCCCTGTATAATACCACGCACCTTCACGGTTCTTGTTAAGCACCATATTCAATTCCGTATCTAGGCCCATGTGCAGCGTTATCAAGTCCTTGTCTTCTATGTTCAGTAAGGACTGGATATTCTGGAATTCGGTTATTCTAATCGCCTCTTGTTGCTGTTCGGTATACTGATTCTGTGATAGCCAATTACGAAACCAGGCTGAAAACATGGGCTGCATGTAGTGATTGACTAGTTGTTTCGCCTTCTGTAGGTTGTCAGGGGTAAATTGGAATTCGGGCATTTCCCCAGTTCGTTGGAATAGTAGATATGCCCCCTGAGCCCACGAAGACCACATAGCTATTACCACATTGTCGTTTGACCTTTTACGGACAGAATCGAGGTAAGCCTTGAAGGCCGTATCAACATGTTCATTACTCTTCTCGGCTTTCCCTAGTTTAGTCTTGCCCCCTTCCTTCTCCCTTGGCACTTCTACCCTTGTCGTAGAGGCTTTGGCTTCTGTGATGACGGGAGTAGTAATGTCCTCAACTACAGGAATTCCACATTCGTCACAGAACTTACTGCCAGTTTCTAACTCTTTACCACATTGCCGACAGAACATCCTCTACCCCCTTTTCCGTATACAAGACTTATCATATACCATAATGAAATCATTCAGAGC is a window from the Dehalococcoidales bacterium genome containing:
- a CDS encoding zinc ribbon domain-containing protein — protein: MFCRQCGKELETGSKFCDECGIPVVEDITTPVITEAKASTTRVEVPREKEGGKTKLGKAEKSNEHVDTAFKAYLDSVRKRSNDNVVIAMWSSWAQGAYLLFQRTGEMPEFQFTPDNLQKAKQLVNHYMQPMFSAWFRNWLSQNQYTEQQQEAIRITEFQNIQSLLNIEDKDLITLHMGLDTELNMVLNKNREGAWYYTGLFHQRYLECVTGETIVDWAALQFPIRFYMDVISHSDQNRFKGLSVSGSLSLYLAIVESVNHMFSEFNRMSEKGSS